The Anomalospiza imberbis isolate Cuckoo-Finch-1a 21T00152 chromosome 13, ASM3175350v1, whole genome shotgun sequence genome includes the window GTGTACATCATTACTTTGCTTCAGGACTGGAGCATATGTTTGCaccatggaaaatgaaaaatgaagggAACAGACTGGTGTCTTTTTTAACGCTACCCTCATGGGGAAGTAAAATCCAAAAGGAGGAAAGTGACATCACTTGTGTGaaatgacatcacagggcaATGACTGATCCAATAGGCAATTCACAATAAAGGAGAGGAATCATGCTGCAGGCAAGGCTAAAAAGGGAAGCGAAGACAACCCTGAGCACTATCTATAGATAGCCCTAACGTGGGAACAAACAGAATGGTCTGGGTCACAAGAGGTCATGCAGAAATGTTGACTTCCAGTTTCAGGAGCAGTATATTCACACTGGCAGGACTTTATGCCTGAACAACCCACACAGTCAAAGTCAGCTTAAGTCATGGAGCTCagggctattttttttttctatagatAACCATGCTATTGCTTTTTACATACAAAAATTTCTAACaaaaaacaaatttcaaaatCTCAAACATGAGTACTCATGGAAACTAAAGTTTAAACAGATCAGTGACCACGAGAGACAGTGACTTGGTTTCCACTCATTATAAATAGGACCACACCTCATCCAGAGTGATTTTGTGTCAGTGCCTGTTCTGATGACAGAGCCCTGCAGTTCAGCACGTGCAATGCACTCCATACCTTGAAAGTGGGTGAACATCACAAGTCTCTTCAAGTAGGTTCCAAACAAGCAGTTCTTAAAGGAAGTCAGCTGAGACTTTTTCTTAGCCAATGACATGGCCAATCTCATTGTTCTGGTCAGACACCTTGGAGAAATACTCCACACCTTGGAAAATAGGCATTTTTAAATTGCCTAAGGGTAGGCATACATAATGCACAGTCCTCTGAAGAGATAAATGTAAGAAGCAATGGAGCTTTGTTAATAGTGTTTCTGCTCACACTAAACTATTTATTGCTGATGAAAGCATTTTAGCTGATTCAGAGTTAATATAGATCTCTGAAAAATACAGTGTTTTTTCTTGGAGACATactttaaaatttatatattcTTTTCATAAATTACTGCTTCTGGAATGACAATATTTTTCTGAGAGACACAGAACTCTAGTGGTTTTTCAAATCCATCTGCTGAACGGAATTCAGCAAGGCAGAGGAGCAAATCTTCAAATAGTTGGCACAGTCAGTCATGATGGAACAGCTCaatttgaaaatattcattATACAATTTCTCTAAAGGGAAAGCCCTGTACAAGTCTAAATTAGAAACCAATAGAAAACACCATGGAGATGTGGATAACTCAATCCAAATTAACTGGCAAGTATTCTGTGGTCTTAGACACATTGTAAATtattcccttccccttccctccttctccagCAGAATCTTTTGGTTAGAAAACACCAAATGAACAATAATATCAATTTTGGATGTCTTTGACCAGATTCCACATAGGATAAATTTCCGCTCATGTACCTGTATCAGCAAACTTATTGCCAATATGGCACACAGGAATCCTGctctttttccttgtaaaagGTAGACTGAAAGGTCAGTTTAATGGATTGctacatttcagaaaataatgtaCCGTGAACAGGTTCACTGCTTCCCAGCAAAAATCATTACAGGAAAACTCCACACTGAATTCACAGCCAAAATGGGAGGCATCCCCACAAGTGACAAAACAGCAATCCTTAAATCATATCACATGAACTACGTCATTCCTTTTGTTCTGTGAACAGAGGAGTGTTTGGGGCACAGGCTAAAATAAGAAACTGTCATTATATTATTAACAAGGAGATTAATCACTTTAATAGTCAGAAACCTaataacagcaaagaaaactgaTTCATAGCATGTGTCGAAATAATGCTAGTGTAAAACAATAACATGAAAGGAGACAAATTGTCCCAGAGAACGTTTTACTCTTGTGCAGTATTATTTAGTCTGTGTTCTTAATCAAATTTGGCATACTCAcaattttcaaaaggaaaaagaaaacaagaaaaaaaaaccatggaCACACTCCCAAGGCAGAAAAGGCAGGTATTAAAATCATTCTCATCCCACATGTGTCTGATTTGATGACTAATTATTCATATTTTTTGCTCTGCCACTTTCTCTAAGTAAGATCACATTCATCATTCATGGACTTAATATATGTTCACACCCTTTCAGACCTTGTCCTGTAGCCAGACTGGACCATACACGATAATTTGTAGTACTGGTATATACCAATGCATTTAAAATTTCAAGTATTTAAAACATGTTCTAGCTCACACATTTCTGACAGGCTTAAGGCAATTAAAAGTCAAatcagcccagccttttatgTAAACTAATGGCTTAGACAGCTCTATGTGCTATTTGGGGTCTTCTCAATCACCTAGTtatctttcattaaaaaaacaaaaagtgaaGATAAAAAGAGTAAAAGATCTGCGACTCCAGGCAGTAGTATAGTCTCTGAAAGTAGCTGGCTAAAAGTTTACTTAACAATgacttaaaaaacccaaacaaataaacacaaaacCCCCCACAATATTATGGTATTCAGTCAATCACATAGACCTTTATTTCTGGTCAATTTGTATTCTGGCATAATTTGACACACAAAACATAGATCAATTCTTTCACAAGTACTGCTTGTCTTCACACCATTTAATAAAGCAAACAACTGTTAGGAGTAAACACAGATTTTTTCTGCACATAAGGAAACTGAGCTGAACTACTGTAACCTCTCCTGCAGGGAAGATGTTCAATTTTCAAACATCTTTAGAGGGAgctctttttgtttgtttacagGAAATACTATATAATCAGAAATTAAATCCTTCCAGGTGACAAGGATGCTCAGCATAATCCTGCTAAGAGATGCTTGGAGATATTTCTGTACACAGTTACATCCTGGTACAAATACTTCTCTCTGCATCAGAATGTGTTAAGTAAATAAGTATAGAGAGTGCATAAGGCTGCAAAACTTTGGGAGCTTGCTGTGAATTCTATATACTAGCTACATGCTACAGCAAGACAGTGCACCTGCTCTTAATGACACGGGAAAGTATAATAAATGATTTTATAATAATGATTTATTACTGAATATTGATTTAAGGGGTTTAATTCTGAAACAAGGAAGAGGTGTTTGGCTTTTAACATTCGGTTAAGATGAACAAAGTTTCTTCCTTACTTTAATTACACAGTTTCAGTATTGCTGACAACAGAGCTATGTGCAGGGAAGTGTCACTTACCAGAACTGAACACTGAGTGGTGCTATTTGAACAAAAATGGATAGTATTTGATCTTTAGACATTTCGGATGAGCTAAGTAACTTTTCTGAGTAATAAATTTTGggttaaaaaacaaacagaaaagagcCAAGTTTCACGTGAATTACTGTCAAAACTGCCTGATGATAACATGTAGCCCAGGTATGCAtacaaaaaaacattttcttttaatctttgTAAGTTGTCCAGCATCAAAACCTTATGATAGCAAGCTTGCAAGAAAACCATGACAGTCATAAAGGGATTAAATGTGTTGTGCAAGGATCTACACATTCTCTGAAATCATTGTCTTataatggaaaataaacacatggcATAGTCACTTAGCTCAATTTGCCATGTAGCTTTCAAACCAAGATaataacaaagcaaaacatttaCAATCAAAACGCTCACCTGGTACATTCACTCCCACTAAACATTAGGAAGTTTTGCACAATGAGGGCGGTAAAACACCCGCACATGTTGCTCAGAGAGGtcgtggctgccccatccccagaaaGGCTCAAGctcaggttggatgaggcttggagcaaccacGTCTggtgaaggtgtccctgtccacagcAGGGGAGGGCTGAAACGAGATGATTTTAAGGGTCGctttcaacccaaactattctatgattggCAGCATTCACCAACAGTGCGGTGATAATGGAGTGAAGCCATTTGTTGTGTTCAACTGATGCAGCTCTCTGTCCGATCGGGAGTGTAAAAGGCAGGTGCCCGAGGAGGCACTGACCTGAGCGGCTCTTACTGCTCTGGAGAACAGAGCGGCACGGTCAGGGGTGGAACACGAGCCAACAGCCTCAGGCTGCTCGGGGGGAGGTCAGACTGGGATCTGCTCCACCGAAAGGATTGGcaagcactggaacaagctgcccagggcagtgctggagtccCCGGCCCCGGAGGAATTTAAAAGACGCGTGCACTTGGGGACACGGTTTCGGGAGAGGCTGGCAGTGTTGGATTTACAGTGGGACGGGACCACCTAAACTCGGCTTCGCCCCGTCAACTCTCCACGGCCCCACGGCCCCTCACGGGCCCGCTCCGCCCTCAGCGCCGCTGCGGCCCCGCCCTGGCCCCGCCCTGCCCGCCGCGGGCTGGCCAATCGCGACCCTGCCCTTCCCGGCCTGGCCAATCGCGGCCCCGcccttcccagcctggccaATCGCGGCCCCGCCCTTCCCAGTCTGGCCAATCGCGGCCCCGcccttcccagcctggccaATCGCGACCCCGcccttcccagcctggccaATCGCGGCCCCGcccttcccagcctggccaATCGCGGCCCCGCCCTTCCCAGCCCGGCCAATCGCGGCCCCGCACTTCCCAGCCTGGCCAATCGCGGCCCCGCCCTCCCCGGGCTGGCCAATCGCGGCGCGGCGTGGTCGCTATGGCGACGCGGGACGCGGCCGGCCCGGCCATGGCTTCCTACCGCCTCGGGGTCCGCGTCGGGAACTGGCTGGAGGACGAGTACGCGCAGCAGGTACCGCCATCGCCGGGCACCGCCATCGCCGGGCACCGCCATCGCCGGGCACCGCCATCGCCCGGCACGGCCATCGCCGGGCACCGCCATCGCCGGGCACCGCCATCGCCGGGCACGGCCATCGCCGGGCACGGCCATCGCCGGGCACCGCCATCGCCCGGCACGGCCATCGCCGGGCACCGCCATCGCCGGGCACCGCCATCGCCGGGCACGGCCATCGCCGGGCACGGCCATCGCCGGGCACCGCCATCGCCCGGCACCGCCATCGCCGGGCACGGCCATCGCCGGGCACCGCCATCGCCGGGCACCGCCATCGCCCGGCACCGCCATCGCCGGGCACCGCCGCCTCCCCCGCTGGGGGCTGCCCCCCGGCTCTCTAAATCCACTTTACACGCGAGACTGTGGGTGCCGGTTAACAtatctcctcctctctcctttgCCAACAGGACCTCCTGAGCGATTTTATCCGTAAGAGAGAGAAAGGACAGCTTTTAGGACAGAGGTTAGCCAGACTTCAAGAGAATATTTTCAAGAAGGTAATTTTTAAAGAGGGTTGTGTCCAcctccccatgtcccccacaGAGTGGCACAACTAGCTCCTATTATTGGTCTGCATGCACTAAGAATGATACAGAATTTATATACTAAAATACTTCTGATGTTAGGTTGATATAATTCTGTAAAGTACCGTGTAAATTCTAATTTAGGTAGAGCTGTCAGTATCTTCTGATGGATTTGTTCACTTTGGAGACACCGTGTTGCTTATGAACCCAGGCAGCAAATCCTCGGATTTGGGAGGGACCTCGAAGgagagggaccccaaaatgtgTGGTGATGTGACTCTGGCTGTTGACATGGAAGAAGTGTCCCTGTACTCAGATGAGCCCCTGCAGATCTCACATGGACTTACTGCAGTCAAGAGGGTGGACCCCATAGGTCGAAATGCTTTCTGTATTGTAAGGTCTGCTACTTTATTCTGAGTTGTTTTCAATTATTATTTTAGCTTTAGGTATCTTGCTTTGAGACATATGCAACGAAGTTTGCTAATATACAAAGGACTATGagtaaatttaatttatttaagaGTCTTCAGTCATGCATTAAGCTTGATTCTATGCTGCATATTACTCTGATTAATTCCAAGGACCTCTAAATCAGCTTAGGTGTGAAGACAGGATCAAGTTCACTGTATCATTTGGTAAATTCTGCAGCTGTTTTTATTCCAGTTGCAGACAAACCGTGCCCAAATAGCACTAGTATTAATATTCACTCTCCTGCAAGCAGAAATATGTGTCATTGCTTTTGCTTTCCACGAAGTGGACATGGTTCTGTTGTAAAAAACCCAGCATATTCTCTCtctcaaatatatatttaattgcTGCTGTTTGTTGGAGATGAAACAGAACAGGGTTCTGCTCTCTAGTGAAAGGCTCTGCCTTAGGTTAAGATATTTTACCTATTTTAAAAGGTAAACAATACGAAATTTTGTCACAAAGCAACATCTAGCTGCAGATGAAAACAGACAAAATACCTAAACAACAGTAAAACTGATGATTTGAATGTACCTTTATTCCTTTTTACAATTTTAACAGTGTTGATGGAAGTGCAGTGGGTGAACCACTTAGATACGGGCAAAACTTTCTTCTGGGGACAAAAGGAGGGGTTTCTGACAAACTGGTAAGGCAACAAAGTTACaaatggcagtggcagcatGTACTGGTGATGTGCATTGAATCCCTCTCTAAGAATGGATATATAAGGCTGTACACTGGTGCAACATCTTAGTTCTACAGAACAGGCTCAGAGTCATGCATAGACCAAGATAAGTAATACCTAATTAGAAAGTTTATGCTACTTAACCTGAGTCAGGCGTGCAGGCTGTTATCCAGAATGACTGAAtaaagaaaagctaaaaaaggaaagaaaaagaaatcacaattAGATTGTGAATAATGATAGAATTCTTCAAGGagattttagggttttttcacTTTGAACAACTCACTTAGGTATTGGACTTGATCCtcgtgggtcccttccaactcagaatattctgtgaaacTACAAAATGAGAAGATTTCCTTTCTTATGAAGATAGTCATGCACTATTCTATCATTCTGAGGAAGCCGATTTCTATTAAATGGTAACATTCTTTCACTCTgcaaattaaaagcaaataagGCATTACACATACATATGCACTCAAATCACCACAACTTTGAGAAAGTTTTCCTTCTCAACAATCACTTTGGTGagacaaaaatatttggaatgtaaattcaattttaaattaGTATTCACAAATCTGCATATAGAATAACTACTTAATGAGTTTATCAACAGTATAGAATCTGTTCTATGGGTTTTGCCTGCATAGATTTAGCTGGAAAGACTTGTCTGTCAGGAGCCAAAAGTTCTTTTATTCAAAAATATGTTTCAAAATTACATATCTTGTTTCTTTGACATTAATACTGATcttaatacatatttttatttacagttttATCTGGCAAGTGACCACAAAACATTTAGAGATTTTGCTAAAAAATCTCGCcttcagaaagtatttttgaCAGCTGAGCTTTCCTATTTGACTTTCTGGCAAGCAAAGTCCTTGGATCCACAACTGCGTCTTGAACATGAAGGATTTCCAGTTCCTGTAAGAAACTAAAACTGTAGGAAATGTTATGAAAATTTATTGAAACAGTTAGACTACTGAGAAAAAAGTGTTATGTCGATTTTACTCACATATTTCTCTTATGCCAGTTCTGAGCCCTACTTTTAGgaagggggagagggaaggaacaATCTCTTTAGTTAGGAATCTGCTTATACACATATTTGTTTCTATTGTTCATTTTGAGGTTGACTTGTTCAGTTTTTCTCATCAGAAATTTTCAAAGGTTTACATTATAGTGTTGTGAGGTTGCATTACTTGCCTGTTTTTCAGGCCTTTTGAGACAGTAAATTCAATTTCCAATATTTGAAGATGTGATTAAATAAGAGGTCCTGTACATTAAATGTCTAATAAAATTCTCAAGGCGTCTGAATAAGTGGATGATTTTCCAAATGTTTTAAACCTTTTGTAAATACAGTATTTTCCTGTACCAGATAACTGCTAGGCTTCCTGAAGAGCTGGTGTACAACAGAGTATCACAAATACAATTGTTCCTTCACAACCTTGAACTAAGACTCATTTACATGAATAAGCTCACTAATAAACACAGTCAAAATTAACTAATTGTTAAAGACAGTCTTTTTTCACAGTATTGGTTAAAAAATGTTTGTCAAGTGTCTTcccttgctcttttttttccaggcagaaACTAAAATTATTATTACTCATTGCTACACCAATCGCAACTTAGCTGTTCCAAGGACCTTCTGTGTGTGGTAAGAGTAACTTACAACTGGCAGGGGTGTGCACAGTGATGGGCCAACAGCAAGAATTACTGTGAGGAGCAAGAGAGGTGGTGTAGGAATGCACtgaggaaatggaaaataatggaaaatgcCATTCTCCTTTCCCTTATTTTACTTCTTGGCAGCAACATGTGCTGCTGTGTTGCTGCAGACAGTTGGATCAGTcttagtttggattttttttttcatttttcatgatCATATCATGCTTTTAGTGTTTTCTAGTTTCTTGGTGGTTCTCCCTTTGAATATCTTGAGCAATGTCAGTTGTTTGGGTTACTTTTGAAGGAAGAACATTATATCCTAAGAAGCGTAAAGAACAAGGGAACTAAATAAAACCACAGTGCATAAAACTCTAGATGCTTATATCCATCTGAATCAATGTCTTAACAAATTGAAGTTAATCTCTCAATTCAGTTAATATACATGCATTAAATTAATATTGATTAGGTACTGCTAAGGAATACACCCATGTTTTCCCTTAACTTCTTAGCAAGACCTGACTGAGTATTTGTGTAAGGTTTTTGAGGATGAAAGGTCTGAAAGTTTGAGGCTGTGTAAGTTATTAAGTAGCCAGAATCCTCCTCAGTCAGAGAGAAGTGGGGATGAGGGCCTAACCAGCTTTTACAAATTGAGTTGGTGTATTAGGGATTTCTTCTGCTGGGGCTCCTTCTAGCTCTGAGGCTAGAAATGTGGCATTTATTTTGGATTTCAAATTCCTAAATTATTCATAGGAAACAAAGTGGGTTATTGTGTTTCTTGTAAGGGTCTGGTATTTGAAAGTGCATGGTGATATTTCTGAGTAtaccaaaaggaaaaagagaaaatcttgAACAATTCACGAGTAATGAAGATTTGCTGAATTTGTATATATGATAATTCTCCTTGCCTATCCCATCTCTTTTGACTTTACAGGTCTTATTTTGGAAGAGAATTTGAAGTCATTTGTCACAATTATCTGGACTCCCACAAAGTTGAAGAAGATAAGAATTACTGGGAGATAATTACAGGAAATCCTGGTCCTGAAGATGGTACAATGCTTGAGAGACCCAAAGCTCTCCCAGAAGGGTATGAGAATAAATTAGTTTCATGAAAAGACAGAGGATATAAAAGCCCAAGACCACAGCCAGGAGAGGCTGATGAGACTGATTattgtttctttctgtttatattttagttttagagatgtttattttaaaaatggaaattaaagtCTGCCATTAATAATATTGCATAATCTCATTAACTCATCAAGGTTATAATGGGCAAAAAACTCTTAAAATTTGATGAACAACACTTCAAAAACTGCAAATCAGGAAAGgctctttttcccattttcacaTTTACGGATGACAAAAGTTGTCAGAACTCAAGAAACCTAATAGATTCTCATTAAATTACTGGCTCTCAGAGTACATTTAACCAATTTTTCCAAAGCCAAACCAGTGTCACAATTTTTAAAAGGGTGAGATGACAGTTTCCAAAATACTGAAAACCAAACACTGAAAACCAAACATCATGGGATGCCTTGACATTTAAAGttcatctgaaagaaagttgGTTGTTGAGTTTGTTCCACCCTCCATCTAGCACAACATTGCCAATTATTAAATCACAAGTGAGACATTTTTATCTTGATATTATCTTCTAATTCATGGATA containing:
- the CFAP161 gene encoding cilia- and flagella-associated protein 161, whose protein sequence is MASYRLGVRVGNWLEDEYAQQDLLSDFIRKREKGQLLGQRLARLQENIFKKVELSVSSDGFVHFGDTVLLMNPGSKSSDLGGTSKERDPKMCGDVTLAVDMEEVSLYSDEPLQISHGLTAVKRVDPIGRNAFCIVSVDGSAVGEPLRYGQNFLLGTKGGVSDKLFYLASDHKTFRDFAKKSRLQKVFLTAELSYLTFWQAKSLDPQLRLEHEGFPVPAETKIIITHCYTNRNLAVPRTFCVWSYFGREFEVICHNYLDSHKVEEDKNYWEIITGNPGPEDGTMLERPKALPEGYENKLVS